A portion of the Bubalus kerabau isolate K-KA32 ecotype Philippines breed swamp buffalo chromosome 1, PCC_UOA_SB_1v2, whole genome shotgun sequence genome contains these proteins:
- the ADAMTS10 gene encoding A disintegrin and metalloproteinase with thrombospondin motifs 10 isoform X3 — protein MGCQQPGLGRDMWTRGLYGSRLPDPPLGPRPGAGPRIRGHTRLPVSSPRLLAGHVSVEYWTREGLAWQRAARPHCLYAGHLQGQASSSHVAISTCGGLHGLIVADEEEYLIEPLQGGPKGHRGPEESGPHVVYKRSSLRHPHLDTACGVRDEKPWKGRPWWLRTLKPPPARPLGNETERGQPGLKRSVSRERYVETLVVADKMMVAYHGRRDVEQYVLAIMNIVAKLFQDSSLGNIVNILVTRLILLTEDQVRGRGEIPPPSTTTEFSTACVAPWVAGTRVPHSVHPQPTLEITHHAGKSLDSFCKWQKSIVNRSGHGNAIPENGVANHDTAVLITRYDICIYKNKPCGTLGLAPVGGMCERERSCSINEDIGLATAFTIAHEIGHTFGMNHDGVGNSCGARGQDPAKLMAAHITMKTNPFVWSSCSRDYITSFLDSGLGLCLNNRPPRQDFVYPTVAPGQAYDADEQCRFQHGVKSRQCKYGEVCSELWCLSKSNRCITNSIPAAEGTLCQTHTIDKGWCYKRVCVPFGSRPEGVDGAWGPWTPWGDCSRTCGGGVSSSSRHCDSPRPTIGGKYCLGERRRHRSCNTEDCPPGSQDFREMQCSEFDSVPFRGKFYTWKTYRGGGVKACSLTCLAEGFNFYTERAAAVVDGTPCRPDTVDICVSGECKHVGCDRVLGSDLREDKCRVCGGDGSACETIEGVFSPALLGTGYEEVVWIPKGSVHIFIQDLNLSLSHLALKGDQESLLLEGLPGTPQPHRLPLAGTTFQLRQGPDQTQSLEALGPINASLIVMVLTQTELPALRYRFNAPIARDALPPYSWHYAPWTKCSAQCAGGSQVQAVECRNQLDSSAVAPHHCSAHSKLPKRQRACNTEPCPPDWVVGNWSRCSRSCDAGVRSRSVVCQRRVSAAEEKALDDSACPQPRPPVLEACHGPACPPEWAALDWSECTPSCGPGLRHRVVLCKSADHRATLPPAHCQPAAKPPATMRCNLRRCPPARWVAGEWGECSAQCGFGQQQRPVRCSSHTGQPSRECAEALRPPATQQCEAKCDSAPPGDGLEECKDVNKVAYCPLVLKFQFCSRAYFRQMCCKTCQGR, from the exons ATGGGCTGCCAGCAGCCGGGGCTGGGGAGAGACATGTGGACACGTGGCCTCTATGGCTCCCGCCTGCCAGATCCTCCACTGGGCCCTCGCCCTGGGGCTGGGCCTCGCATTCGAGGTCACACACGCCTTCCGGTCTCAAG CCCTCGCCTCCTGGCGGGGCACGTATCCGTGGAGTACTGGACTCGAGAAGGCCTGGCCTGGCAGAGGGCCGCCCGGCCCCACTGCCTCTACGCGGGCCACCTGCAGGGCCAGGCCAGCAGCTCCCACGTGGCCATCAGCACCTGCGGGGGCCTG CACGGCCTGATTGTGGCAGATGAAGAAGAATACTTAATCGAGCCCCTGCAAGGGGGGCCCAAGGGGCACCGGGGACCGGAGGAGAGTGGCCCCCACGTGGTATATAAGCGTTCCTCTCTGCGTCACCCTCACCTGGACACAGCCTGTGGAGTGAGAG ATGAGAAACCGTGGAAGGGGCGGCCGTGGTGGCTGCGCACCCTGAAACCGCCACCTGCCCGGCCCCTCGGGAACGAAACAGAGCGTGGCCAACCAGGCCTGAAGCGCTCCGTCAGCCGAGAGCGCTACGTGGAGACCTTGGTGGTGGCTGACAAGATGATGGTGGCCTACCACGGGCGCCGGGATGTGGAACAGTACGTGCTAGCCATCATGAACATT GTTGCCAAACTTTTCCAGGACTCGAGTCTGGGAAACATCGTTAATATCCTGGTAACACGCCTCATCCTGCTCACGGAGGACCAggtgcgggggaggggggagattCCCCCACCTTCCACCACCACAGAATTCAGCACTGCCTGCGTTGCCCCCTGGGTGGCTGGTACCCGCGTACCTCACTCTGTCCATCCTCAGCCCACCCTGGAGATTACCCACCACGCCGGGAAGTCCCTGGACAGCTTTTGTAAGTGGCAGAAGTCCATCGTGAACCGCAGCGGCCATGGCAATGCCATTCCGGAGAACGGCGTGGCCAACCATGACACGGCAGTGCTCATCACGCG CTATGACATCTGCATCTACAAGAACAAACCCTGCGGCACACTAG GCCTGGCCCCTGTGGGCGGCATGTGCGAGCGAGAGAGAAGCTGTAGCATTAACGAAGATATCGGCCTGGCCACGGCGTTCACCATCGCCCACGAGATCGGACACAC GTTTGGCATGAACCACGACGGCGTGGGCAACAGCTGCGGGGCCCGTGGCCAGGACCCAGCAAAGCTCATGGCGGCTCACATCACCATGAAGACCAACCCGTTCGTGTGGTCCTCCTGTAGCCGCGACTACATCACCAGCTTTCTGGA CTCAGGCCTGGGGCTGTGCCTGAACAACCGGCCCCCCAGACAGGACTTCGTGTACCCAACCGTGGCCCCTGGCCAGGCCTACGACGCGGATGAGCAGTGCCGCTTCCAGCATGGAGTCAAATCGCGTCAGTGTAAATACGGG GAGGTCTGCAGCGAGTTGTGGTGTCTGAGCAAGAGCAACCGGTGCATCACCAACAGCATCCCGGCCGCCGAGGGCACGTTGTGCCAAACACACACCATCGACAAGGGG TGGTGCTACAAGCGGGTCTGCGTCCCCTTCGGGTCGAGGCCGGAGGGCGTGGACGGCGCCTGGGGCCCGTGGACCCCATGGGGTGACTGCAGCCGGACGTGCGGCGGCGGCGTGTCCTCCTCCAGCCGACACTGCGACAGCCCCAG GCCGACCATCGGGGGCAAGTACTGCCTGGGAGAGAGACGGAGGCACCGCTCCTGCAACACCGAG GACTGTCCCCCAGGCTCCCAGGACTTCAGGGAAATGCAGTGCTCTGAATTTGACAGCGTCCCCTTTCGTGGAAAATTCTACACATGGAAGACATACCGGGGAG GGGGCGTGAAGGCCTGCTCTCTCACATGCCTAGCAGAAGGCTTCAACTTCTACACGGAGAGGGCAGCAGCTGTGGTGGACGGGACTCCCTGCCGCCCGGACACAGTGGACATTTGTGTCAGCGGCGAGTGCAAG CACGTAGGTTGCGACCGTGTCCTGGGCTCCGACCTACGAGAGGACAAGTGCCGAGTGTGCGGGGGTGACGGGAGTGCCTGCGAGACCATCGAGGGGGTCTTCAGCCCAGCCTTGCTTGGGACTG GGTATGAGGAAGTCGTCTGGATCCCCAAAGGCTCCGTCCATATTTTCATCCAGGACTTGAACCTCTCCCTCAGTCACCTGG CCCTGAAGGGAGACCAGGAGTCTCTGCTGCTGGAGGGGCTGCCTGGGACCCCCCAGCCCCACCGCCTGCCCCTGGCCGGAACCACCTTTCAGCTCCGACAAGGGCCGGATCAGACCCAGAGCCTAGAAGCCCTGGGACCCATTAATGCATCTCTCATCGTCATG GTACTGACCCAAACTGAACTGCCTGCCCTCCGCTACCGCTTCAATGCACCCATTGCCCGTGATGCACTGCCTCCCTATTCCTGGCACTACGCACCCTGGACCAAGTGCTCAGCCCAGTGTGCAGGCG GCAGCCAGGTGCAGGCTGTAGAGTGCCGGAATCAGCTGGACAGCTCCGCCGTGGCCCCCCACCACTGCAGCGCCCACAGCAAGCTGCCCAAGAGGCAGCGTGCCTGCAACACGGAGCCCTGCCCACCTGA CTGGGTGGTAGGGAACTGGTCGCGCTGCAGCCGCAGTTGTGATGCAGGCGTGCGCAGCCGCTCCGTCGTGTGCCAGCGCCGTGTCTCGGCGGCCGAGGAGAAGGCGCTGGACGACAGCGCTTGCCCGCAGCCGCGCCCCCCAGTACTGGAAGCCTGCCACGGCCCTGCCTGCCCTCCGGAGTGGGCCGCCCTCGACTGGTCGGAG TGCACCCCCAGCTGCGGGCCGGGCCTCCGCCACCGCGTGGTCCTCTGTAAGAGCGCAGATCACCGCGCCACACTGCCCCCCGCGCATTGCCAGCCCGCGGCCAAGCCACCAGCCACCATGCGCTGCAACCTGCGCCGCTGCCCTCCGGCCCGCTGGGTGGCGGGGGAGTGGGGCGAG TGCTCCGCGCAGTGCGGCTTCGGGCAGCAGCAGCGCCCCGTGCGCTGTTCCAGCCATACTGGGCAGCCCTCGCGCGAGTGCGCCGAGGCCCTGCGGCCCCCCGCCACACAGCAGTGCGAGGCCAAGTGTGACAGTGCGCCCCCGGGGGACGGCTTGGAAG AGTGCAAGGATGTGAACAAGGTCGCCTACTGCCCCCTGGTGCTGAAATTTCAGTTCTGCAGCAGAGCCTACTTCCGCCAGATGTGCTGCAAAACCTGCCAGGGCCGCTAG
- the ADAMTS10 gene encoding A disintegrin and metalloproteinase with thrombospondin motifs 10 isoform X2 → MAPACQILHWALALGLGLAFEVTHAFRSQDEFLSSLDSYEIAFPTRVDHNGALLAFSPPAPRRQRRGTGPQAESRLFYKVAAPSTHFLLNLTHSPRLLAGHVSVEYWTREGLAWQRAARPHCLYAGHLQGQASSSHVAISTCGGLHGLIVADEEEYLIEPLQGGPKGHRGPEESGPHVVYKRSSLRHPHLDTACGVRDEKPWKGRPWWLRTLKPPPARPLGNETERGQPGLKRSVSRERYVETLVVADKMMVAYHGRRDVEQYVLAIMNIVAKLFQDSSLGNIVNILVTRLILLTEDQPTLEITHHAGKSLDSFCKWQKSIVNRSGHGNAIPENGVANHDTAVLITRYDICIYKNKPCGTLGLAPVGGMCERERSCSINEDIGLATAFTIAHEIGHTFGMNHDGVGNSCGARGQDPAKLMAAHITMKTNPFVWSSCSRDYITSFLDSGLGLCLNNRPPRQDFVYPTVAPGQAYDADEQCRFQHGVKSRQCKYGEVCSELWCLSKSNRCITNSIPAAEGTLCQTHTIDKGWCYKRVCVPFGSRPEGVDGAWGPWTPWGDCSRTCGGGVSSSSRHCDSPRPTIGGKYCLGERRRHRSCNTEDCPPGSQDFREMQCSEFDSVPFRGKFYTWKTYRGGGVKACSLTCLAEGFNFYTERAAAVVDGTPCRPDTVDICVSGECKHVGCDRVLGSDLREDKCRVCGGDGSACETIEGVFSPALLGTGYEEVVWIPKGSVHIFIQDLNLSLSHLALKGDQESLLLEGLPGTPQPHRLPLAGTTFQLRQGPDQTQSLEALGPINASLIVMVLTQTELPALRYRFNAPIARDALPPYSWHYAPWTKCSAQCAGGSQVQAVECRNQLDSSAVAPHHCSAHSKLPKRQRACNTEPCPPDWVVGNWSRCSRSCDAGVRSRSVVCQRRVSAAEEKALDDSACPQPRPPVLEACHGPACPPEWAALDWSECTPSCGPGLRHRVVLCKSADHRATLPPAHCQPAAKPPATMRCNLRRCPPARWVAGEWGECSAQCGFGQQQRPVRCSSHTGQPSRECAEALRPPATQQCEAKCDSAPPGDGLEECKDVNKVAYCPLVLKFQFCSRAYFRQMCCKTCQGR, encoded by the exons ATGGCTCCCGCCTGCCAGATCCTCCACTGGGCCCTCGCCCTGGGGCTGGGCCTCGCATTCGAGGTCACACACGCCTTCCGGTCTCAAG ATGAGTTCCTGTCCAGTCTAGACAGCTATGAGATCGCCTTCCCCACCCGAGTGGACCACAACGGGGCGCTGCTGGCCTTCTCGCCCCCGGCCCCCCGGAGGCAGCGTCGGGGCACGGGACCTCAAGCAGAGTCCCGTCTCTTCTACAAGGTGGCCGCACCCAGCACCCACTTCCTGCTAAACCTGACCCACAGCCCTCGCCTCCTGGCGGGGCACGTATCCGTGGAGTACTGGACTCGAGAAGGCCTGGCCTGGCAGAGGGCCGCCCGGCCCCACTGCCTCTACGCGGGCCACCTGCAGGGCCAGGCCAGCAGCTCCCACGTGGCCATCAGCACCTGCGGGGGCCTG CACGGCCTGATTGTGGCAGATGAAGAAGAATACTTAATCGAGCCCCTGCAAGGGGGGCCCAAGGGGCACCGGGGACCGGAGGAGAGTGGCCCCCACGTGGTATATAAGCGTTCCTCTCTGCGTCACCCTCACCTGGACACAGCCTGTGGAGTGAGAG ATGAGAAACCGTGGAAGGGGCGGCCGTGGTGGCTGCGCACCCTGAAACCGCCACCTGCCCGGCCCCTCGGGAACGAAACAGAGCGTGGCCAACCAGGCCTGAAGCGCTCCGTCAGCCGAGAGCGCTACGTGGAGACCTTGGTGGTGGCTGACAAGATGATGGTGGCCTACCACGGGCGCCGGGATGTGGAACAGTACGTGCTAGCCATCATGAACATT GTTGCCAAACTTTTCCAGGACTCGAGTCTGGGAAACATCGTTAATATCCTGGTAACACGCCTCATCCTGCTCACGGAGGACCAg CCCACCCTGGAGATTACCCACCACGCCGGGAAGTCCCTGGACAGCTTTTGTAAGTGGCAGAAGTCCATCGTGAACCGCAGCGGCCATGGCAATGCCATTCCGGAGAACGGCGTGGCCAACCATGACACGGCAGTGCTCATCACGCG CTATGACATCTGCATCTACAAGAACAAACCCTGCGGCACACTAG GCCTGGCCCCTGTGGGCGGCATGTGCGAGCGAGAGAGAAGCTGTAGCATTAACGAAGATATCGGCCTGGCCACGGCGTTCACCATCGCCCACGAGATCGGACACAC GTTTGGCATGAACCACGACGGCGTGGGCAACAGCTGCGGGGCCCGTGGCCAGGACCCAGCAAAGCTCATGGCGGCTCACATCACCATGAAGACCAACCCGTTCGTGTGGTCCTCCTGTAGCCGCGACTACATCACCAGCTTTCTGGA CTCAGGCCTGGGGCTGTGCCTGAACAACCGGCCCCCCAGACAGGACTTCGTGTACCCAACCGTGGCCCCTGGCCAGGCCTACGACGCGGATGAGCAGTGCCGCTTCCAGCATGGAGTCAAATCGCGTCAGTGTAAATACGGG GAGGTCTGCAGCGAGTTGTGGTGTCTGAGCAAGAGCAACCGGTGCATCACCAACAGCATCCCGGCCGCCGAGGGCACGTTGTGCCAAACACACACCATCGACAAGGGG TGGTGCTACAAGCGGGTCTGCGTCCCCTTCGGGTCGAGGCCGGAGGGCGTGGACGGCGCCTGGGGCCCGTGGACCCCATGGGGTGACTGCAGCCGGACGTGCGGCGGCGGCGTGTCCTCCTCCAGCCGACACTGCGACAGCCCCAG GCCGACCATCGGGGGCAAGTACTGCCTGGGAGAGAGACGGAGGCACCGCTCCTGCAACACCGAG GACTGTCCCCCAGGCTCCCAGGACTTCAGGGAAATGCAGTGCTCTGAATTTGACAGCGTCCCCTTTCGTGGAAAATTCTACACATGGAAGACATACCGGGGAG GGGGCGTGAAGGCCTGCTCTCTCACATGCCTAGCAGAAGGCTTCAACTTCTACACGGAGAGGGCAGCAGCTGTGGTGGACGGGACTCCCTGCCGCCCGGACACAGTGGACATTTGTGTCAGCGGCGAGTGCAAG CACGTAGGTTGCGACCGTGTCCTGGGCTCCGACCTACGAGAGGACAAGTGCCGAGTGTGCGGGGGTGACGGGAGTGCCTGCGAGACCATCGAGGGGGTCTTCAGCCCAGCCTTGCTTGGGACTG GGTATGAGGAAGTCGTCTGGATCCCCAAAGGCTCCGTCCATATTTTCATCCAGGACTTGAACCTCTCCCTCAGTCACCTGG CCCTGAAGGGAGACCAGGAGTCTCTGCTGCTGGAGGGGCTGCCTGGGACCCCCCAGCCCCACCGCCTGCCCCTGGCCGGAACCACCTTTCAGCTCCGACAAGGGCCGGATCAGACCCAGAGCCTAGAAGCCCTGGGACCCATTAATGCATCTCTCATCGTCATG GTACTGACCCAAACTGAACTGCCTGCCCTCCGCTACCGCTTCAATGCACCCATTGCCCGTGATGCACTGCCTCCCTATTCCTGGCACTACGCACCCTGGACCAAGTGCTCAGCCCAGTGTGCAGGCG GCAGCCAGGTGCAGGCTGTAGAGTGCCGGAATCAGCTGGACAGCTCCGCCGTGGCCCCCCACCACTGCAGCGCCCACAGCAAGCTGCCCAAGAGGCAGCGTGCCTGCAACACGGAGCCCTGCCCACCTGA CTGGGTGGTAGGGAACTGGTCGCGCTGCAGCCGCAGTTGTGATGCAGGCGTGCGCAGCCGCTCCGTCGTGTGCCAGCGCCGTGTCTCGGCGGCCGAGGAGAAGGCGCTGGACGACAGCGCTTGCCCGCAGCCGCGCCCCCCAGTACTGGAAGCCTGCCACGGCCCTGCCTGCCCTCCGGAGTGGGCCGCCCTCGACTGGTCGGAG TGCACCCCCAGCTGCGGGCCGGGCCTCCGCCACCGCGTGGTCCTCTGTAAGAGCGCAGATCACCGCGCCACACTGCCCCCCGCGCATTGCCAGCCCGCGGCCAAGCCACCAGCCACCATGCGCTGCAACCTGCGCCGCTGCCCTCCGGCCCGCTGGGTGGCGGGGGAGTGGGGCGAG TGCTCCGCGCAGTGCGGCTTCGGGCAGCAGCAGCGCCCCGTGCGCTGTTCCAGCCATACTGGGCAGCCCTCGCGCGAGTGCGCCGAGGCCCTGCGGCCCCCCGCCACACAGCAGTGCGAGGCCAAGTGTGACAGTGCGCCCCCGGGGGACGGCTTGGAAG AGTGCAAGGATGTGAACAAGGTCGCCTACTGCCCCCTGGTGCTGAAATTTCAGTTCTGCAGCAGAGCCTACTTCCGCCAGATGTGCTGCAAAACCTGCCAGGGCCGCTAG
- the ADAMTS10 gene encoding A disintegrin and metalloproteinase with thrombospondin motifs 10 isoform X4, producing the protein MAPACQILHWALALGLGLAFEVTHAFRSQDEFLSSLDSYEIAFPTRVDHNGALLAFSPPAPRRQRRGTGPQAESRLFYKVAAPSTHFLLNLTHSPRLLAGHVSVEYWTREGLAWQRAARPHCLYAGHLQGQASSSHVAISTCGGLHGLIVADEEEYLIEPLQGGPKGHRGPEESGPHVVYKRSSLRHPHLDTACGVRDEKPWKGRPWWLRTLKPPPARPLGNETERGQPGLKRSVSRERYVETLVVADKMMVAYHGRRDVEQYVLAIMNIVAKLFQDSSLGNIVNILVTRLILLTEDQVRGRGEIPPPSTTTEFSTACVAPWVAGTRVPHSVHPQPTLEITHHAGKSLDSFCKWQKSIVNRSGHGNAIPENGVANHDTAVLITRYDICIYKNKPCGTLGLAPVGGMCERERSCSINEDIGLATAFTIAHEIGHTFGMNHDGVGNSCGARGQDPAKLMAAHITMKTNPFVWSSCSRDYITSFLDSGLGLCLNNRPPRQDFVYPTVAPGQAYDADEQCRFQHGVKSRQCKYGEVCSELWCLSKSNRCITNSIPAAEGTLCQTHTIDKGWCYKRVCVPFGSRPEGVDGAWGPWTPWGDCSRTCGGGVSSSSRHCDSPRPTIGGKYCLGERRRHRSCNTEDCPPGSQDFREMQCSEFDSVPFRGKFYTWKTYRGGGVKACSLTCLAEGFNFYTERAAAVVDGTPCRPDTVDICVSGECKHVGCDRVLGSDLREDKCRVCGGDGSACETIEGVFSPALLGTGYEEVVWIPKGSVHIFIQDLNLSLSHLALKGDQESLLLEGLPGTPQPHRLPLAGTTFQLRQGPDQTQSLEALGPINASLIVMVLTQTELPALRYRFNAPIARDALPPYSWHYAPWTKCSAQCAGGSQVQAVECRNQLDSSAVAPHHCSAHSKLPKRQRACNTEPCPPDWVVGNWSRCSRSCDAGVRSRSVVCQRRVSAAEEKALDDSACPQPRPPVLEACHGPACPPEWAALDWSECSAQCGFGQQQRPVRCSSHTGQPSRECAEALRPPATQQCEAKCDSAPPGDGLEECKDVNKVAYCPLVLKFQFCSRAYFRQMCCKTCQGR; encoded by the exons ATGGCTCCCGCCTGCCAGATCCTCCACTGGGCCCTCGCCCTGGGGCTGGGCCTCGCATTCGAGGTCACACACGCCTTCCGGTCTCAAG ATGAGTTCCTGTCCAGTCTAGACAGCTATGAGATCGCCTTCCCCACCCGAGTGGACCACAACGGGGCGCTGCTGGCCTTCTCGCCCCCGGCCCCCCGGAGGCAGCGTCGGGGCACGGGACCTCAAGCAGAGTCCCGTCTCTTCTACAAGGTGGCCGCACCCAGCACCCACTTCCTGCTAAACCTGACCCACAGCCCTCGCCTCCTGGCGGGGCACGTATCCGTGGAGTACTGGACTCGAGAAGGCCTGGCCTGGCAGAGGGCCGCCCGGCCCCACTGCCTCTACGCGGGCCACCTGCAGGGCCAGGCCAGCAGCTCCCACGTGGCCATCAGCACCTGCGGGGGCCTG CACGGCCTGATTGTGGCAGATGAAGAAGAATACTTAATCGAGCCCCTGCAAGGGGGGCCCAAGGGGCACCGGGGACCGGAGGAGAGTGGCCCCCACGTGGTATATAAGCGTTCCTCTCTGCGTCACCCTCACCTGGACACAGCCTGTGGAGTGAGAG ATGAGAAACCGTGGAAGGGGCGGCCGTGGTGGCTGCGCACCCTGAAACCGCCACCTGCCCGGCCCCTCGGGAACGAAACAGAGCGTGGCCAACCAGGCCTGAAGCGCTCCGTCAGCCGAGAGCGCTACGTGGAGACCTTGGTGGTGGCTGACAAGATGATGGTGGCCTACCACGGGCGCCGGGATGTGGAACAGTACGTGCTAGCCATCATGAACATT GTTGCCAAACTTTTCCAGGACTCGAGTCTGGGAAACATCGTTAATATCCTGGTAACACGCCTCATCCTGCTCACGGAGGACCAggtgcgggggaggggggagattCCCCCACCTTCCACCACCACAGAATTCAGCACTGCCTGCGTTGCCCCCTGGGTGGCTGGTACCCGCGTACCTCACTCTGTCCATCCTCAGCCCACCCTGGAGATTACCCACCACGCCGGGAAGTCCCTGGACAGCTTTTGTAAGTGGCAGAAGTCCATCGTGAACCGCAGCGGCCATGGCAATGCCATTCCGGAGAACGGCGTGGCCAACCATGACACGGCAGTGCTCATCACGCG CTATGACATCTGCATCTACAAGAACAAACCCTGCGGCACACTAG GCCTGGCCCCTGTGGGCGGCATGTGCGAGCGAGAGAGAAGCTGTAGCATTAACGAAGATATCGGCCTGGCCACGGCGTTCACCATCGCCCACGAGATCGGACACAC GTTTGGCATGAACCACGACGGCGTGGGCAACAGCTGCGGGGCCCGTGGCCAGGACCCAGCAAAGCTCATGGCGGCTCACATCACCATGAAGACCAACCCGTTCGTGTGGTCCTCCTGTAGCCGCGACTACATCACCAGCTTTCTGGA CTCAGGCCTGGGGCTGTGCCTGAACAACCGGCCCCCCAGACAGGACTTCGTGTACCCAACCGTGGCCCCTGGCCAGGCCTACGACGCGGATGAGCAGTGCCGCTTCCAGCATGGAGTCAAATCGCGTCAGTGTAAATACGGG GAGGTCTGCAGCGAGTTGTGGTGTCTGAGCAAGAGCAACCGGTGCATCACCAACAGCATCCCGGCCGCCGAGGGCACGTTGTGCCAAACACACACCATCGACAAGGGG TGGTGCTACAAGCGGGTCTGCGTCCCCTTCGGGTCGAGGCCGGAGGGCGTGGACGGCGCCTGGGGCCCGTGGACCCCATGGGGTGACTGCAGCCGGACGTGCGGCGGCGGCGTGTCCTCCTCCAGCCGACACTGCGACAGCCCCAG GCCGACCATCGGGGGCAAGTACTGCCTGGGAGAGAGACGGAGGCACCGCTCCTGCAACACCGAG GACTGTCCCCCAGGCTCCCAGGACTTCAGGGAAATGCAGTGCTCTGAATTTGACAGCGTCCCCTTTCGTGGAAAATTCTACACATGGAAGACATACCGGGGAG GGGGCGTGAAGGCCTGCTCTCTCACATGCCTAGCAGAAGGCTTCAACTTCTACACGGAGAGGGCAGCAGCTGTGGTGGACGGGACTCCCTGCCGCCCGGACACAGTGGACATTTGTGTCAGCGGCGAGTGCAAG CACGTAGGTTGCGACCGTGTCCTGGGCTCCGACCTACGAGAGGACAAGTGCCGAGTGTGCGGGGGTGACGGGAGTGCCTGCGAGACCATCGAGGGGGTCTTCAGCCCAGCCTTGCTTGGGACTG GGTATGAGGAAGTCGTCTGGATCCCCAAAGGCTCCGTCCATATTTTCATCCAGGACTTGAACCTCTCCCTCAGTCACCTGG CCCTGAAGGGAGACCAGGAGTCTCTGCTGCTGGAGGGGCTGCCTGGGACCCCCCAGCCCCACCGCCTGCCCCTGGCCGGAACCACCTTTCAGCTCCGACAAGGGCCGGATCAGACCCAGAGCCTAGAAGCCCTGGGACCCATTAATGCATCTCTCATCGTCATG GTACTGACCCAAACTGAACTGCCTGCCCTCCGCTACCGCTTCAATGCACCCATTGCCCGTGATGCACTGCCTCCCTATTCCTGGCACTACGCACCCTGGACCAAGTGCTCAGCCCAGTGTGCAGGCG GCAGCCAGGTGCAGGCTGTAGAGTGCCGGAATCAGCTGGACAGCTCCGCCGTGGCCCCCCACCACTGCAGCGCCCACAGCAAGCTGCCCAAGAGGCAGCGTGCCTGCAACACGGAGCCCTGCCCACCTGA CTGGGTGGTAGGGAACTGGTCGCGCTGCAGCCGCAGTTGTGATGCAGGCGTGCGCAGCCGCTCCGTCGTGTGCCAGCGCCGTGTCTCGGCGGCCGAGGAGAAGGCGCTGGACGACAGCGCTTGCCCGCAGCCGCGCCCCCCAGTACTGGAAGCCTGCCACGGCCCTGCCTGCCCTCCGGAGTGGGCCGCCCTCGACTGGTCGGAG TGCTCCGCGCAGTGCGGCTTCGGGCAGCAGCAGCGCCCCGTGCGCTGTTCCAGCCATACTGGGCAGCCCTCGCGCGAGTGCGCCGAGGCCCTGCGGCCCCCCGCCACACAGCAGTGCGAGGCCAAGTGTGACAGTGCGCCCCCGGGGGACGGCTTGGAAG AGTGCAAGGATGTGAACAAGGTCGCCTACTGCCCCCTGGTGCTGAAATTTCAGTTCTGCAGCAGAGCCTACTTCCGCCAGATGTGCTGCAAAACCTGCCAGGGCCGCTAG